In the genome of Pontibacter actiniarum, the window TCCAGAGCACGGGCCGCCCGCACCTGGGCAACCTGCTTGGCGCTATCATTCCTGCTATCAAGTTCTCGGAGACCTCTAACCAGGAGGCGATGTACTTTATCGCAGACATGCACTCGCTCACTACCATCCGTGATGCCGAAACGCTGCGACACAACACCTACTCGGTGGCGGCCGCCTGGCTTGCCTTCGGTTTTGACACTGACAAGCATATTTTCTACCGCCAGTCCGACGTGCCGATGGTAACGGAACTGAGCTGGTACCTGAGCTGCTTCACACCGTTCCCGATGCTGGCCAACGCCCACTCCTTTAAAGATAAGTCGTCGCGCCGCGGCCTGGCTGATGTGAACGCCGGCTTGTTCACTTACCCGGTGCTTATGGCCGCCGACATCCTGATGTACGATGCGAACTTTGTGCCCGTGGGGAAAGACCAGATCCAGCACCTGGAGATCACCCGCGACATTGCCAGCTCGTTTAACCATGTGTACGGGGAGACTTTTGTGCTGCCGGAGGCCAAGACAGACGAAACCGTTATGACCGTACCCGGTATTAACGGGGAGAAGATGAGCAAGTCCTACGGCAACATCATTGATATTTTTGAGGCTGATAAACCGCTGCGCAAGGTCATCATGAGCATTGTAACGGACAGCAAAGCACTGGAAGAGCCGAAAGACCCTGAGGGGGACACCGTGTTCCAGCTGTACAGCCTGCTGGCGTCGCCGGAGCAGATTGAGACGATGCGCCAGAACTACCTGGCGGGCGGCTACGGCTACGGCCATGCCAAACAGGCGCTCTACGAGCTTGTGATCCACAAGTATGCCAAGGAGCGGGAGCTGTTTAACTATTACATGAACAACCTGCCGGAGCTGGACAAGAAACTGCTGGAAGGAGCCG includes:
- the trpS gene encoding tryptophan--tRNA ligase, with amino-acid sequence MARYLTGIQSTGRPHLGNLLGAIIPAIKFSETSNQEAMYFIADMHSLTTIRDAETLRHNTYSVAAAWLAFGFDTDKHIFYRQSDVPMVTELSWYLSCFTPFPMLANAHSFKDKSSRRGLADVNAGLFTYPVLMAADILMYDANFVPVGKDQIQHLEITRDIASSFNHVYGETFVLPEAKTDETVMTVPGINGEKMSKSYGNIIDIFEADKPLRKVIMSIVTDSKALEEPKDPEGDTVFQLYSLLASPEQIETMRQNYLAGGYGYGHAKQALYELVIHKYAKERELFNYYMNNLPELDKKLLEGAEKAKAIARPVLERVRQKLGY